In one Bactrocera tryoni isolate S06 chromosome 5, CSIRO_BtryS06_freeze2, whole genome shotgun sequence genomic region, the following are encoded:
- the LOC120777215 gene encoding DIS3-like exonuclease 2, with amino-acid sequence MDKDCVEEVETQKENDENIRVDEKCDHNFEGIIANNGVGKEQKDTVIITTSLGKLNDECSNKCKEEEAPIMPQVKCDNIPLSCDSENTNTVSSSSKTVKKQGLSKKIATLQEKTKNLRDKLGIHRNKLQQQAMAVSNISEVSQINDTLAEQAMKTLQANITNSLNNSIATISVNENRKLKTAQVQARYSSRKQLQEKVGDLQEQVEGLHELLNQLTIKNPQLKERVLTLAHRNPKLRQIKLFTASEIAASTSRNAQQLLTAKQRKESEVSNASTTTSQKDTTSINDNASVQKASRKRSQRKRKNKLTKDPKNQKSEIESLSKYLNNIVSEYFGPEQKKKAEELEFKGTFDDLESYAQTLVQAGIGRIVEEEIRINRKNNRQSFITMSTDREGTERDGIILLPVARRYAFEGDIVRAFVMNMGVGATPTSSPADTVAKEGRKTEVEGASVTGGKETSISLADDEDPFEDTESPDSENDTEMDASAIAVPDNCPKSFVISIVKQTPLREIVGTISFKNSMKLNDEISYYKLKPHDMRVPMVYIPESTCSSHITTENQDDVCGLLYLVRVIETDINGHCIGELLQPVGKVGNVEAELKAILLHNGLKNIKPFEQHFNDLYAQPDPPISAADLRFREDWREKCVFTIDPLTARDLDDAVSVESLDDDIYEIGVHISDVAHYLQENSELDNIVKERATSIYLVNEVIHMLPKTLCFKCSLLPGEDKFAFSVFWRINKQGEIIGQPRFTRTIINSCVQLAYEHAQKVIDNPNEDFGIDDFPTICNGFTVNDICPRIKILNTVAEILRQKRFDGGALSINNPKIRFNLDPITGEALNYELDSRQEANFLIEEFMLLANQSVARFIYDRFPDISILRNHGPPLSKSMKNLREKLLSLGMEFDCSSSKAVYASMQKLSREAKDPEAMDACLSALLTKPMARAKYFCSEGKSEEADLWHYALSIPIYTHFTSPIRRYPDILVHRVLAAALDYCPPPKRSPDELHMLAKICNDQKYNAKNAGDESINLFFKRYIKEKQSITMRAVVTEIFQHLLNVVTIETGHSISINFKMQKVLVDTSNAPAYVLIAERNSKTPPVKLQLFSTIDVKLVIWDDKVCGFFVSPDPKQRQINSIELSKKKQQQSTSGANNSTSENSVVRKQRNTSQRSQQELDENQSQQQQQQRTISANAKSKPKQNNNNTKKNDKRV; translated from the exons atggataAGGATTGTGTAGAAGAGGTGGAAACACAGAAGGAAAACGACGAAAATATTAGAGTAGATGAGAAGTGCGACCATAACTTTGAAGGTATCATTGCAAATAATGGCGTTGGCAAAGAGCAAAAAGATACAGTAATTATCACAACCTCACTTGGAAAGTTAAACGATGAATGTTCAAATAAATGCAAGGAGGAAGAGGCCCCAATAATGCCACAGGTGAAATGCGATAATATACCGCTATCTTGCGATTCTGAGAACACGAATACAGTCAGTTCAAGCagcaaaactgtaaaaaaacaAGGTTTATCTAAAAAAATCGCCACACTtcaggaaaaaacaaaaaaccttcGTGATAAATTGGGGATCCACCGTAATAAATTGCAACAGCAAGCTATGGCTGTTTCAAATATCTCGGAAGTTTCTCAAATTAATGACACGTTAGCAGAACAAGCAATGAAAACATTACAAGCCAACATTACTAACTCACTAAATAACAGTATAGCTACAATTTCTGTAaatgaaaatcgaaaattaaaaactgcCCAAGTACAAGCTCGGTACTCGTCACGCAAGCAATTGCAAGAGAAAGTTGGAGATCTCCAAGAGCAAGTTGAAGGCCTGCATGAGTTACTAAACCAATTAACTATTAAAAATCCACAACTTAAGGAACGTGTTCTAACACTTGCACATCGTAATCCTAAGCTTCGGCAAATAAAGCTTTTTACAGCAAGTGAAATAGCTGCGTCTACTAGTAGAAATGCACAACAATTGCTGACTGCCAAACAAAGAAAGGAATCAGAAGTCTCTAATGCCAGTACAACCACATCACAAAAAGATACAACTTCTATAAATGACAACGCTAGCGTACAAAAAGCTAGCCGAAAGCGTAGTCAACGTAAACGCAAAAATAAACTAACCAAAGACCCGAAAAATCAGAAAAGCGAGATAGAAtctttaagcaaatatttgaataatattgtATCCGAATATTTCGGCCCAGAACAAAAGAAAAAGGCGGAAGAGTTGGAATTCAAAGGAACTTTTGATGATTTAGAATCGTATGCTCAAACGTTAGTGCAAGCGGGAATAGGACGTATAGTTGAGGAAGAAATACGAATTAATCGTAAGAATAACCGTCAATCTTTTATTACAATGTCCACGGACCGAGAAGGTACCGAACGTGACGGTATCATATTGTTGCCAGTAGCTAGACGTTATGCCTTTGAAGGAGATATAGTGCGCGCTTTCGTGATGAATATGGGTGTAGGAGCTACGCCAACTTCTTCACCAGCCGACACAGTAGCTAAGGAAGGAAGAAAAACGGAAGTCGAAGGAGCGTCAGTAACTGGTGGCAAAGAAACTTCAATTTCTTTAG CTGATGACGAGGATCCGTTCGAAGATACAGAATCACCTGATTCAGAAAACGATACTGAAATGGATGCTTCCGCCATTGCTGTACCAGATAATTGCCCGAAATCGTTTGTGATATCTATAGTAAAACAAACGCCATTACGTGAAATTGTTGGAactatttctttcaaaaattccaTGAAATTGAATGATGAGATAAGTTATTACAAACTAAAACCACACGACATGCGTGTTCCAATGGTTTACATTCCAGAAAGCACATGCTCTTCGCACATAACAACAGAAAATCAAGATGATGTCTGTGGTTTGCTTTATTTAGTGCGAGTTATTGAAACGGACATTAATGGACATTGCATTGGTGAATTGCTACAACCTGTTGGTAAAGTTGGTAATGTAGAAGCTGAATTAAAAGCCATCCTACTACATAATGGATTGAAGAATATAAAACCATTTGAGCAGCATTTCAATGACCTGTATGCGCAGCCAGATCCACCTATAAGTGCAGCTGACTTACGTTTTCGGGAAGATTGGcgagaaaaatgtgttttcacAATTGATCCGCTTACAGCCCGTGATCTGGACGATGCTGTCTCCGTGGAGAGTTTGGACGACGACATATATGAAATTGGTGTTCATATCTCCGATGTAGCTCATTACCTACAAGAAAACAGTGAGTTGGATAATATCGTCAAAGAACGTGCCACATCAATATATTTGGTAAACGAAGTTATTCACATGCTGCCTAAAACATTGTGCTTTAAGTGCTCACTACTGCCAGGTGAAGATAAATTTGCGTTTTCCGTTTTTTGGCGTATAAATAAACAAGGCGAAATCATTGGTCAACCGCGTTTCACTCGCACAATTATCAATTCATGCGTCCAGCTAGCCTATGAACATGCACAAAAAGTGATCGACAATCCGAATGAAGATTTTGGCATAGACGATTTCCCCACGATTTGCAACGGCTTCACCGTTAATGACATATGCCCacgtataaaaattttaaatacagttGCTGAAATATTACGCCAGAAGCGCTTTGATGGTGGTGCATTATCAATCAATAATCCGAAAATACGCTTCAATTTAGATCCCATAACCGGTGAAGCTTTAAACTATGAGTTGGATAGTCGCCAAGAGGCAAACTTTCTGATTGAAGAATTTATGTTGTTGGCGAATCAATCAGTCGCGCGGTTCATATACGATCGATTCCCTGACATATCCATTTTACGTAATCATGGTCCCCCACTTTCGAAATCGATGAAGAACTTGCGTGAAAAATTACTCAGCTTAGGAATGGAGTTCGATTGCTCTAGCTCAAAGGCTGTGTACGCCAGCATGCAGAAACTGTCTCGCGAGGCAAAAGATCCCGAAGCAATGGACGCTTGTTTAAGTGCATTGCTCACGAAACCAATGGCACGCGCTAA GTACTTCTGTAGTGAAGGTAAATCAGAAGAGGCCGACCTATGGCATTATGCTCTTTCCATACCTATTTATACGCATTTCACAAGTCCTATACGAAGATACCCCGATATTCTAGTTCACAG gGTCCTAGCTGCTGCCTTAGACTACTGTCCACCACCCAAACGTAGCCCTGACGAATTGCATATGCTTGCCAAAATTTGTAATGACCAAAAGTACAATGCTAAAAATGCCGGAGACGAATCCATAAATCTTTTCTTTAAACgctatattaaagaaaaacaatcaATTACCATGCGCGCTGTTGTAACAGAAATTTTCCAACACTTGTTGAATGTGGTCACTATTGAAACTGGCCACTCGATCagcattaattttaaaatgcaaaaagtgTTGGTGGACACCTCAAACGCCCCGGCTTATGTGCTCATTGCCGAGCGCAATTCAAAGACTCCACCAGTAAAGCTGCAATTGTTCTCTACCATCGACGTGAAGTTAGTAATTTGGGATGATAAAGTTTGTGGCTTCTTCGTCTCTCCGGATCCTAAGCAACGACAAATCAACAGTATAGAAttgtcaaagaaaaaacaacaacaatccaCTAGTGGTGCAAATAATTCTACGAGTGAAAATAGTGTCGTGCGTAAACAGCGAAATACATCGCAGCGCTCACAGCAAGAATTGGATGAAAATcagtcgcaacaacaacaacaacaacgaacaaTATCGGCAAACGCAAAATCGAAGCcaaagcaaaataataacaacacgaAGAAGAATGACAAACGCGTTTAA
- the LOC120778264 gene encoding transient receptor potential channel pyrexia isoform X1, which yields MENVRFSIIENDLKWNSESHETHDFFFDKRSISSENSSNSDAVFSDEAHEIFLWQQQHQMIWDQLEVEETLSLVPNSLAIFEMVKTNCFMALTPATNDANLAILYSSIYGCTENIILLLDHYGADPNCKDLRGRTPLHFACCRGNAHIAKVLLDRGADPNRFDGKKEVTPLHCAASAKSVECILLLLKRKAHINIGIEKRSALHFAIDRNAVECVETLLKYGADPNTPQVYTETPLHTACALGFSKCVELLLNHGADVRSQFGEGKLTALHLAAENDYVECVRLLLEHGAEVDCRNASHQTPLHLACLSQSIETVDLLIKHGANVNAVYRDGRTALHAAIVKQSRSLDCCNALLKAGANVNKADNYGYTPLHIAALNEFSNCVYTFIEHGADITARTSGNVSALSFIVRRTPEIIPKLTAKMDSSIKVNDHEIGDVDCEIKLDFRLLVPPTSFERGETELLLSLIEVGQKRLLMHPLCETFLFLKWRRIRKFFLMSLLYHAIYVFLFTMYIVGVYARNCDKNPKCEAPAYISTVGYFVIILNLILMGKEIFQMAHGLQGYAKYWENWLQWAIVFGVLLCVTPEILIPTNLLAVPTWQHHVAAIVVYLVWLELMMLVGRFPIFGVYVQMFTKVAGNFCKFLLAYICLLIAFCLSFSVLFNDYPPFENITWSLLKAITMMSGELEFEDIFYGDIPVKFPVTSHILFLCFVLLVTVILTNLMVGLAVSDIQGLQVSATLDRLVRQAELISRLESLFFSRLLRRAPVKLMQLCKRSALLRTSRNKLQFVTRPNDPRDNQLPEDIKLNIYKLVAERRDRNLSLRRRKLESNYNMFNQSLQRQFEEKKRCTAIPVGLSADKTSANSVTKNNNINNKKSSNDLKEAHVTITVRENDCLLRPRSATNVHDQLMAESDVAVKLKSQVNGISDVRAEVMALREQLRGIGQKLDSFADSASKKLNFTAEEMCRIKIHLEQKASFQG from the exons TACTCCAGCCACTAATGACGCCAACTTAGCGATACTGTATTCCTCGATCTATGGTTGCACAGAGAATATTATTCTCTTGCTCGATCACTATGGCGCCGATCCCAATTGTAAGGACTTAAGAGGTCGCACGCCGCTGCATTTCGCTTGCTGTCGTGGGAATGCGCACATCGCCAAGGTTTTGTTGGACCGTGGTGCTGATCCTAATCGTTTTGATGGCAAAAAGGAAGTTACACCTCTACACTGTGCTGCCAG TGCAAAGAGCGTGGAATGCATTTTGCTGCTATTGAAACGGAAAGCGCACATCAACATTGGCATTGAGAAGCGTTCGGCATTGCATTTCGCTATCGATCGTAACGCTGTCGAATGTGTGGAGACGTTGCTCAAATACGGCGCAGATCCCAACACGCCACAG GTTTACACAGAGACACCGTTGCACACCGCTTGCGCATTAGGCTTCAGTAAATGTGTGGAACTGCTTTTGAATCATGGTGCAGATGTGCGCTCCCAGTTCGGTGAAGGGAAACTGACAGCCTTACACTTGG CCGCTGAGAACGATTACGTCGAATGTGTACGTTTGCTGCTGGAGCACGGTGCGGAAGTGGATTGTCGTAATGCCAGCCACCAGACCCCACTGCATTTGGCTTGTCTATCGCAATCCATCGAAACTGTCGATTTACTGATCAAGCATGGCGCCAACGTGAATGCTGTCTACAGGGACGGTCGCACCGCTTTGCATGCTGCAATCGTCAAGCAATCTCGTAGTTTGGACTGTTGCAATGCTTTATTGAAAGCGGGTGCCAATGTCAACAAAGCGGATAATTATGGTTATACGCCTCTGCATATAGCGGCCTTGAATGAGTTCAGTAATTGCGTCTACACATTCATTG AACATGGCGCAGATATAACGGCTCGCACCTCGGGCAATGTGTCCGCCTTGTCTTTCATCGTGCGCCGTACACCTGAGATTATACCGAAACTGACGGCCAAAATGGATAGTTCAATTAAGGTAAATGACCACGAAATCGGTGATGTAGACTGTGAAATcaaattggattttcgtctGTTGGTGCCGCCAACATCATTTGAACGTGGAGAGACTGAATTGCTTCTGTCGTTAATCGAAGTCGGCCAGAAGCGTTTATTGATGCATCCATTGTGCGAGACTTTTCTTTTTCTAAAATGGCGCCGCATACGAAAATTCTTTCTGATGAGTCTACTTTATCATGCAATCTATGTCTTCCTATTCACAATGTACATCGTGGGTGTATATGCACGCAACTGTGATAAGAATCCGAAGTGTGAAGCGCCAGCATATATAAGCACAGTGGGCTATTTCGTTATAATACTGAATTTAATATTGATGGGTAAAGAGATCTTTCAG ATGGCTCACGGCTTACAAGGCTATGCGAAGTACTGGGAAAATTGGCTGCAGTGGGCCATCGTTTTTGGTGTCTTGCTGTGTGTG ACACCAGAGATACTGATCCCCACAAATTTGTTGGCGGTGCCTACTTGGCAACATCACGTGGCGGCTATTGTAGTGTATTTAGTTTGGCTGGAGCTAATGATGCTAGTAGGACGCTTCCCCATATTCGGCGTTTATGTGCAAATGTTCACAAAAG TTGCCGGCAACTTTTGTAAATTCCTTTTGGCCTACATCTGTTTATTGATTGCCTTCTGCCTCAGCTTCTCGGTGCTATTCAACGACTATCCACCATTTGAAAATATCACATG GTCGCTGCTCAAAGCCATCACGATGATGTCCGGTGAACTGGAGTTTGAGGATATATTTTATGGTGATATACCGGTTAAATTTCCAGTTACCTCACATATTTTGTTTCTCTGCTTTGTATTGCTCGTGACGGTCATACTCACTAACCTGATGGTGGGTTTGGCTGTCAGCGATATTCAGGGTCTACAAGTATCGGCCACCCTAGATCGGTTGGTGCGTCAAGCAGAACTTATTTCACGACTAGAAAGCTTATTCTTCTCACGCTTACTCCGCCGAGCACCAGTAAAATTAATGCAACTCTGCAAGCGTAGCGCGCTATTACGCACTTCACGCAACAAATTACAGTTCGTAACTCGACCAAATGATCCGCGTGACAATCAGTTACCCGAGGACATCAAGTTGAATATTTACAAACTGGTGGCTGAGCGACGCGATCGCAATTTGAGTTTACGTCGGCGAAAACTCGAAAGTAACTACAACATGTTTAATCAGAGCTTACAGCGAcagtttgaagaaaaaaagCGTTGCACTGCCATACCAGTTGGGTTGTCGGCTGATAAAACATCAGCAAACTCCGTAacgaaaaacaataatataaataataaaaaatcaagtaatgatttaaaggaaGCGCATGTTACGATTACGGTACGCGAAAACGACTGCTTGTTACGACCGCGTTCGGCTACCAATGTGCACGATCAGTTAATGGCCGAAAGCGATGTGGCCGTGAAGCTTAAGAGCCAGGTCAATGGCATTTCGGACGTGCGCGCCGAAGTGATGGCGCTGCGCGAGCAATTACGCGGAATCGGCCAAAAATTGGACAGTTTTGCGGACAGTGCAAGTAAGAAACTAAATTTCACGGCAGAAGAAATGTGTCgaataaaaattcatctcgAGCAGAAAGCATCCTTTCAAGGTTGA
- the LOC120777862 gene encoding uncharacterized protein LOC120777862, giving the protein MNSKLIILCICVQMCALASGRPQQWQWQGPIFSNPFLPDRPGAGTTTTTPAPPASSTTVPSPRYLACLRACPTTMEYNPVCGSDSQNYHNHARLDCAARCGQDVVFVRMGTCNAL; this is encoded by the exons ATgaattcgaaattaattatattgtgTATTTGCG TGCAAATGTGCGCGCTGGCAAGTGGGCGTCCCCAACAGTGGCAGTGGCAGGGTCCAATTTTTTCGAATCCATTTTTGCCTGATCGCCCTG GTGCCGGCACTACGACTACCACTCCTGCACCGCCCGCCTCGTCGACAACAGTGCCTTCGCCTCGTTATCTAGCCTGTTTGAGGGCCTGTCCCACCACCATGGAATACAATCCTGTTTGTGGCAGCGACAGTCAGAATTATCACAACCACGCTCGTCTGGACTGCGCCGCACGTTGCGGTCAAG ATGTTGTTTTTGTACGCATGGGAACCTGTAATGCCTTATAA
- the LOC120778265 gene encoding uncharacterized protein LOC120778265 encodes MKRLRNTFALAAIIVSCATFVAALPRPANDPNAEYELISGGAQVGPKPTFVPVTRKPLIINTPPPTPANSKNFAFDPITKTWTLVKKDAAIPSEGTLIWNQSNDKWLTETARRV; translated from the exons atgaaaaggttaaggAATACTTTCGCGCTTG CCGCAATAATAGTTAGCTGTGCGacatttgttgctgctttgCCCCGACCAGCTAACGATCCCAACGCCGAGTATGAATTGATAAGCGGGGGCGCCCAGGTTGGTCCTAAGCCCACTTTTGTGCCGGTCACGCGAAAACCGCTGATAATTAACACCCCACCGCCGACTCCAGCCAACTCGAAGAACTTCGCCTTTGATCCGATCACCAAAACATGGACTCTAGTGAAGAAGGACGCTGCCATACCATCGGAAGGCACACTCATATGGAACCAAAGTAACGACAAATGGCTGACCGAAACAGCCAGGCGTGTCTAA